A portion of the Blastochloris tepida genome contains these proteins:
- a CDS encoding AAA family ATPase yields the protein MRHAAGDAAGLGLDALIGDDETSGAAEQASRGAAGAPAAKPARSRHLVHPKVALATAALHAAADGRLRRRLRRGGPLAIIVEVPGGDWVPPVREAVGALLPALAHDASRNRSGRKVPSDQTEEIAEALTLGPAFVVAVSAQDVPPILAAVVDIRIRLRVDGRVVRDAMRRCLRGRLPRAVPDDLIAGLSFHDILSCLRMGETPLRAMARLRRLGEPLAESQSLPALADAVVYGPARAWGLDLARDLADWRAGRIPFSAVDRGAVLYGPPGTGKTMFARILARTCGVPLVASSVGELFAVSSGDLGAVIRAARAVFDRAHAAAPCILFLDELDALPSRDRMSDRGRDWWTPVITDFLTQIDGAVGGREGLVVVAATNRIQDIEPALMRPGRLERAIEIPAPEPEGLAWVLRHHMGADIAAPDDAVLRLAQAARGATPADAMGWVRAARRRARREGRAPTFADIESEVSPSDPRSPADIRRAAIHEAGHAVAAVRLGLGTVRSISLVSFGFAVGSVAIERRPMSVLRRADIEADVVGLLAGRAAEIVLLGCPSAGAGGAAESDLGRATDALVRLHGTFGLGDTLAYRSDIEAAGAAVLDPALLRAVEADLQRLQEAAEALVRAHRATIEALADALVRHRVLGADEIARLVHGGGRRIRRGKRP from the coding sequence TTGCGGCACGCCGCCGGGGACGCCGCCGGACTGGGCCTGGATGCGCTCATCGGCGATGACGAGACATCCGGCGCCGCTGAGCAGGCGTCCCGGGGCGCGGCGGGAGCCCCAGCCGCCAAGCCGGCGCGGTCCAGGCATCTCGTGCACCCGAAGGTCGCGCTCGCCACGGCCGCCCTTCACGCCGCGGCCGACGGACGACTTCGCCGCCGCCTCCGGCGGGGCGGCCCGCTCGCCATCATCGTCGAGGTGCCCGGCGGCGACTGGGTGCCGCCAGTGCGCGAGGCGGTCGGCGCGTTGTTGCCGGCGCTCGCCCACGACGCCAGCCGCAACCGAAGCGGACGGAAGGTGCCGTCCGACCAGACGGAGGAGATCGCCGAGGCGCTCACGCTGGGGCCGGCGTTCGTCGTGGCGGTGTCGGCCCAGGACGTGCCGCCGATCCTGGCCGCCGTGGTGGACATCCGCATCCGGCTGCGGGTCGATGGGCGCGTGGTGCGCGACGCCATGCGCCGCTGCCTGCGCGGCCGCCTGCCGCGGGCCGTGCCGGACGACCTCATCGCCGGGCTGAGCTTCCACGACATCCTGTCCTGCCTGCGCATGGGCGAGACGCCCCTGCGGGCGATGGCGCGGCTCCGCCGCCTGGGCGAGCCCCTGGCCGAGTCCCAGTCCCTGCCGGCGCTGGCGGACGCCGTCGTCTACGGCCCCGCGCGCGCGTGGGGGCTCGATCTCGCCCGGGATCTGGCCGACTGGCGCGCCGGACGGATCCCGTTCTCCGCGGTCGACCGGGGAGCCGTGCTTTACGGCCCGCCCGGCACCGGCAAGACCATGTTCGCGCGAATCCTTGCCCGGACCTGCGGAGTCCCGTTGGTCGCCAGTTCGGTCGGCGAACTGTTCGCCGTGTCGTCCGGCGACCTGGGCGCGGTGATCCGGGCCGCCCGCGCGGTGTTCGACCGGGCGCACGCGGCCGCCCCGTGCATCCTGTTCCTGGACGAGCTGGATGCCCTGCCGAGCAGGGACAGGATGTCCGACCGCGGACGGGATTGGTGGACGCCGGTGATCACCGACTTCCTCACCCAGATCGACGGCGCGGTGGGCGGCCGCGAAGGACTCGTCGTCGTCGCCGCCACGAACCGCATCCAGGATATCGAGCCCGCGTTGATGCGCCCCGGACGTCTGGAGCGCGCCATCGAAATCCCGGCGCCCGAGCCCGAGGGCTTGGCCTGGGTGCTGCGCCACCACATGGGCGCCGACATCGCGGCGCCCGACGATGCGGTGCTGCGCCTCGCCCAGGCCGCCCGCGGCGCCACGCCGGCCGACGCCATGGGCTGGGTCCGGGCGGCCCGCCGCCGAGCCCGGCGCGAAGGGCGCGCGCCCACCTTCGCCGATATCGAATCCGAGGTGAGTCCTTCTGATCCCCGGTCGCCGGCGGACATCCGGCGGGCGGCGATCCACGAGGCGGGCCATGCCGTCGCCGCCGTTCGCCTTGGCCTGGGGACGGTCCGGTCGATCTCGCTCGTCAGCTTCGGCTTCGCCGTCGGCAGCGTCGCCATCGAGCGGCGGCCGATGTCGGTGCTGCGGCGCGCCGACATCGAGGCGGACGTCGTCGGGCTGCTCGCCGGGCGCGCCGCCGAGATCGTGCTGCTCGGCTGCCCGTCGGCCGGCGCCGGCGGCGCCGCGGAGTCCGACCTGGGCCGGGCGACGGACGCGCTCGTCCGGTTGCACGGCACGTTCGGGCTGGGCGACACACTTGCCTATCGGTCCGACATCGAGGCCGCCGGCGCCGCCGTCCTGGACCCGGCGCTGCTCCGCGCCGTCGAGGCGGACCTCCAGCGGCTCCAGGAGGCTGCCGAGGCGCTGGTGCGGGCCCACCGCGCGACGATCGAGGCGCTGGCCGACGCGCTGGTCCGGCATCGGGTGCTGGGCGCGGACGAGATCGCGAGGCTCGTCCACGGAGGCGGCAGGCGGATCAGGCGGGGAAAGCGCCCGTAG
- a CDS encoding DUF6634 family protein codes for MSPLDSALEIATLRRLADDIERIQRGEAPTAAELETAPLLSGWTIEPSLTACLSGAVFGHPRLGSRSFIRTSAVHILSRDGTWARTFSRFYRLGDPALPMEAGHA; via the coding sequence ATGAGCCCCCTCGACAGCGCCTTGGAGATCGCCACCCTCCGCCGCCTCGCCGACGACATCGAGCGCATCCAGCGCGGCGAGGCCCCGACCGCCGCCGAACTCGAGACCGCGCCGCTCCTGAGCGGCTGGACGATCGAGCCGTCGCTGACGGCCTGCCTGTCCGGCGCGGTGTTCGGTCATCCGCGCCTGGGCTCGCGCTCCTTCATCCGGACATCGGCCGTCCACATCCTGTCGCGGGACGGCACGTGGGCCCGCACCTTTTCGCGGTTCTATCGCCTGGGCGATCCTGCGCTGCCGATGGAGGCCGGCCATGCCTGA
- a CDS encoding cysteine desulfurase family protein has protein sequence MTAAAQFIDSPVLPAPIYLDHNATTRPLPEVMDVVARTMAETWANPSSAHWLGGKARAVLERARDDICDLVSGAMSEGVVFTSGGTEANNIILGGGDPTPAWRCVITSRVEHASVLRPAEALARRGCKLMVVDVSGDGIIDPEALRRAAAAAPLGPLVVSVQWANSETGVVQPVADLVAAVRTARPDALFHSDTAQAVGRLRMDLSAVGLDAVSFSGHKLHAPHGTGALILVSPDENRVGPLMHGGGQERGLRSGTHNVPGIAGLGLAAATRARSLDKAIACMSATRDAFENELAAMYNGIIVNGVTAHRLPNTSNIQFPGCDGMEIVARLDALGVACSLGSACSSGKPEPSHVLRAMGLSAADAFSSVRFSFSAYDTIDEARRAARAVACSLRGRA, from the coding sequence ATGACCGCCGCTGCGCAGTTCATCGATTCGCCTGTGCTGCCGGCGCCCATCTACCTTGATCACAACGCGACAACCCGGCCCCTGCCGGAGGTTATGGATGTCGTCGCGCGAACCATGGCCGAGACCTGGGCGAATCCATCCAGCGCCCACTGGCTTGGCGGGAAGGCGCGGGCAGTCCTGGAGAGGGCGCGCGACGATATCTGTGATCTTGTCAGCGGCGCGATGTCAGAGGGCGTCGTCTTCACATCGGGCGGCACCGAGGCGAACAACATCATCCTCGGCGGAGGCGACCCCACCCCTGCATGGCGATGCGTGATCACATCCCGAGTCGAACACGCTTCCGTCTTGCGACCCGCTGAGGCGCTGGCGCGTCGTGGCTGCAAGCTCATGGTCGTCGATGTTTCTGGCGACGGAATTATTGACCCAGAGGCGCTCCGGCGTGCTGCAGCGGCTGCCCCCCTGGGGCCATTAGTGGTTAGCGTGCAATGGGCGAACAGCGAGACCGGTGTAGTGCAGCCGGTGGCGGACTTGGTGGCCGCCGTCCGAACGGCCCGTCCCGACGCTCTGTTCCACAGCGACACCGCTCAGGCGGTCGGTCGCCTCCGGATGGATCTTTCCGCGGTTGGGTTGGACGCGGTCTCTTTCTCCGGCCACAAGTTGCACGCTCCGCACGGCACCGGAGCGCTCATCCTAGTCAGTCCCGATGAAAACCGTGTCGGTCCGCTCATGCACGGCGGCGGCCAGGAACGCGGGTTGCGTTCCGGCACGCATAATGTTCCTGGGATTGCCGGTCTTGGTCTCGCCGCTGCGACCAGGGCACGTTCACTCGATAAGGCCATCGCGTGCATGAGCGCGACGCGAGATGCCTTCGAGAACGAACTGGCGGCAATGTACAATGGTATCATTGTTAACGGCGTTACTGCGCACCGCCTTCCGAATACATCAAACATCCAATTCCCTGGATGTGATGGAATGGAGATCGTGGCCCGCCTCGACGCGCTAGGCGTCGCCTGCTCATTGGGTTCCGCCTGTTCAAGCGGCAAGCCAGAACCGTCCCACGTACTTCGCGCAATGGGATTGTCGGCGGCGGATGCTTTCTCCAGTGTCAGGTTTTCCTTTTCCGCTTACGACACCATTGACGAGGCGCGGCGCGCGGCGCGCGCCGTGGCCTGCTCGTTGAGGGGGCGCGCATGA
- a CDS encoding DUF4007 family protein, producing MTATTAANERRRFEYGRHETFTIRHGWLGKGISYIQDDASAFADDEAAILDLGLGSRMVKSLRYWMEASGLAMQDACDTGRRRSRRLRPSRLADIIRLHDPHLEYPATWWFVHLHLARRPRSVWGWFFSDYRERNFDRAACVDAYRRHLRLHAVNEPSLSVAQRDIACLLAAYATPAAAEPQDPEDGTSSPLQDLGLVVRHADTGRFEKIRPLDDVPVEAFLACVGAAAADAGQESMSVTEMIGRGGGPGTVYGLDAESIEDLAMCAARDFGNRGVALDLLGAERRLRVPTGDMADWLEQHFIRIGDVA from the coding sequence ATGACGGCAACAACTGCGGCGAACGAGCGCCGACGCTTCGAGTACGGGCGTCATGAGACTTTCACAATTCGGCACGGCTGGTTGGGAAAGGGGATTTCCTACATTCAGGACGACGCATCGGCCTTCGCGGATGACGAGGCGGCTATCCTCGACCTCGGTCTTGGCAGTCGTATGGTGAAGTCGTTGCGCTATTGGATGGAGGCCAGCGGTCTCGCGATGCAGGACGCTTGCGATACCGGGCGGCGCAGATCGCGGCGTCTGCGCCCCAGCCGGCTGGCGGACATCATTCGGCTGCACGATCCGCATCTCGAGTATCCGGCAACTTGGTGGTTCGTGCATCTACACCTTGCCCGGCGGCCGCGCAGTGTGTGGGGTTGGTTTTTTTCGGACTATCGGGAACGCAATTTTGACCGCGCGGCCTGCGTCGATGCCTACCGGCGCCATCTTCGCCTGCACGCCGTGAACGAGCCGTCCCTGTCGGTGGCGCAGCGTGACATAGCGTGTCTATTGGCAGCCTACGCGACGCCCGCCGCTGCCGAGCCGCAGGATCCCGAGGACGGCACTTCGTCGCCACTTCAGGATCTTGGGCTTGTGGTCAGGCATGCCGACACCGGCCGTTTCGAGAAAATTCGTCCCTTGGACGACGTGCCGGTCGAGGCCTTTCTCGCCTGCGTAGGGGCTGCCGCCGCCGATGCCGGTCAGGAATCCATGTCGGTGACCGAGATGATCGGCCGTGGAGGCGGCCCGGGCACGGTGTACGGACTGGACGCCGAATCCATCGAAGACTTGGCGATGTGTGCCGCCCGAGACTTCGGCAACCGAGGCGTAGCCCTGGACTTGCTGGGGGCAGAGCGGAGGCTTCGCGTGCCAACGGGTGACATGGCCGATTGGCTTGAACAGCACTTCATCCGAATTGGAGACGTGGCATGA
- a CDS encoding phosphoadenosine phosphosulfate reductase family protein: MTTVAKMEDALRDAEARHIVPLSGGKDSTALAIYLAQRHPDVPFEYLFSDTGAELPETYEYFERLEHVLGRKVTRITALEMLGIAEKPGRNPFDVVLYDHFSGFLPSPRSRWCTRMLKIHPFERHIGSDRAYSYIAIRADEKRSGYLGNGKPVLLSEQPNITPVYPFKDNGITFDDVKRILEESGLGVPEYYEWRSRSGCYFCFYQQIGEWQGLRERHPDLFEKAKTYESGRNGRRYTWVDGRSLSDIENMSRRAMKPKSDDDGCAICHL, translated from the coding sequence ATGACCACGGTCGCAAAGATGGAGGATGCCCTCCGTGATGCCGAGGCGCGCCACATTGTGCCGTTGTCGGGAGGAAAAGACAGCACGGCTCTTGCCATCTATTTGGCGCAGCGCCATCCGGACGTACCTTTCGAATACCTCTTCTCGGACACAGGCGCCGAACTCCCGGAAACCTATGAATATTTCGAACGGCTGGAGCATGTCCTCGGACGAAAGGTGACCCGCATCACCGCGCTGGAAATGCTCGGCATTGCGGAAAAGCCGGGTCGGAACCCGTTCGACGTTGTCCTTTACGACCACTTTTCCGGCTTTCTTCCAAGTCCCCGGTCGAGGTGGTGTACGCGCATGCTGAAGATCCACCCGTTCGAGCGCCACATCGGCTCGGACCGCGCGTACTCGTATATCGCCATCCGGGCCGATGAGAAACGATCCGGCTACCTCGGCAATGGGAAGCCGGTGTTGCTTTCGGAGCAGCCCAACATCACACCGGTCTACCCCTTCAAGGATAACGGAATAACTTTCGATGACGTGAAGCGCATCCTTGAAGAGAGCGGACTCGGGGTGCCGGAATACTATGAATGGCGATCCAGATCAGGTTGCTACTTCTGCTTCTATCAGCAGATCGGTGAGTGGCAGGGGCTGCGGGAGCGCCATCCGGATCTTTTCGAGAAAGCCAAAACCTATGAGAGCGGGCGAAACGGTCGTCGGTACACCTGGGTGGACGGCCGTTCCTTGTCCGATATCGAGAATATGTCCAGGCGCGCCATGAAGCCGAAGTCGGACGATGACGGCTGCGCGATCTGCCACCTATGA
- a CDS encoding FtsK/SpoIIIE domain-containing protein, which translates to MKSHDLIGKVVAARLSGLLDPPPSSRILFGVLGLAPEVTCAIAREVASLTVSGGRVDVCVHPDLACATIGGARVLDQTATWHRNHADPDVLLTLFSVPAKDVKSVEQSLSHTDRIDDEWLLEDLEPWAAKAMPGADEEQRAHLTAIVRGLIRSGVGFDAHRVAGFVVRLVSHHENDGLTLANAARRALPALRLPCDAGDPRAKLTESAEAELFFRRLQEEAKPALHLQDKDGDPLPRPEIRKRLQSLKEGGQISDEALEALADLISDPCVGDGGWTKSQEKAAEIPWEVTSRLFADDRRREKLTFGEETRRLFDKKFPTCLGQDDIDLLDDLKSDASRPKETYDKFFSEHRERLRVDPKLYRRWEKLVFRKPIETDNLAEGLLRLVERARPDSEEDKDSVLLVRLEDSADLDFWTKEKNTKLCRVLRDRWRGLGELVGPDVRLEFGRCWSENWEAQISARGGEVDSTGKDAVQFHFKAFAVPRATTALGATGAATAKALRAQMIWTPPPEAMITAFPLDLEVLAHGKELVPLLTAHVSANRYDRHGSIQAVDLAKVATIIDVEGASDGRLADPRKQQNRVDENWCRCLNQAVADKIVEESDATALKAAFDSFQAEYTRAIRAMKGGKGLADDALLLQAQRYGELLRALASKARASVCVRDLWAPLLTIGAASLDGLRPGVIVTPWHPLRLAEIAVKARHLADGIRRVVNSPANLAAEVPEYVDNLCQVLSRTYYADVGAAPGPSNVFIAETRQVADVSLLEPPVYGSEEGLADEPAEETVAAFERVVKEYLDLRPHEKASFSTVVMDAESEDLPVLMAESMARRIDGDPTLRCDLVLTHESVGSLRRIYERQNRRIGYEVDASLTSEAARNFLSRLRVAIVNQALLDQVGPKGHDIVVLQDVIARRAEVKWTRATGVGAADILTHMPTAHSRRKPFHKGDTTSGSYLTNPGGPEPVHAYIDALHDVLEGRASEEGDPWLPMQEVQFQSGRVQQVLSKAHRLANWVMTFDRLADRRLVGSSDRRIIRYFSDPRSDHNVIVSAEIGEEALEDRLMGDLRAALPSENREVLLDILRRIHRASATLSGAIVMRAAQSGNHAQELLGLVLAQREVELLVASAADDYRMAWFFLDDFASWLSLDGTRADLLGVCFSTTARGPSIRLVVAEAKFVGQANVSEQCHRSLEQLAATYATLHRRLVAPDGTVDPATWRNRLADLVLEHIEPFDQIGGRHFSRWLADLRCPGTRLEMTGHSLVFVHDTSDVEGDNPRIPDAEEPRSQRRPIAQWMLGRTSIATALRGLLAPDVKSQIWTPKDWPDDSEQTTEVQIQETPSVMAEPSPSAGPDGLAGMEHGSVRSGDGGDTPAEREFWTENGAEPSDGFPPLAAGWLPEVHWALAGMGRALAGDEGDAWLPAQVKQLQSALQKEGMDAPVLASRLTPNSGLVDLDGRSVTVSWLERKQIELLTKYSLDIIRISPKAGRVVVGLRRPKRTILHLADAWRRRQFEESAPVSNMALILGEKEDDGSLFYLPLGAPFGDQERAAPHTIISGTTGSGKGILATSLLLDVCAFNSPRLVEIHLIDPKKGVDYGWARQLPHLKGDIVAEKADAVELLKRLVQEMEGRYEVLRQAGVANIDQFNRRQGVSATGLMPRILVFFDEVANWMQDEDFKDAVEPLINEIATKSRAAGIHLFMIYQRADNQVMTMQLRTNLGNKLVLRLGDEGSSRVALGEKGAERLLGKGHLIAKLDSDEKIYCQVPFIGEDEVPRLAEAIGRGWRNASLGGQSGTKAA; encoded by the coding sequence ATGAAATCGCATGACCTTATCGGGAAGGTTGTCGCTGCACGTCTTTCCGGATTGCTCGACCCGCCGCCGTCCAGTCGCATACTCTTCGGCGTCCTCGGGCTTGCACCGGAGGTGACGTGCGCCATCGCCCGCGAGGTCGCCTCGTTGACGGTTTCCGGCGGCCGGGTCGATGTCTGCGTACATCCCGACCTCGCGTGCGCCACCATCGGGGGCGCACGCGTGCTGGACCAGACCGCCACTTGGCATCGGAACCATGCCGACCCGGACGTCCTACTGACCCTCTTCTCGGTGCCCGCCAAGGATGTGAAGTCGGTCGAACAGAGCCTTTCTCACACTGATCGCATCGATGACGAGTGGCTTCTTGAAGACTTGGAGCCGTGGGCGGCAAAGGCCATGCCTGGCGCCGACGAGGAGCAGCGCGCCCATCTGACCGCCATAGTCCGAGGACTAATCCGATCAGGGGTCGGCTTCGATGCACATCGCGTCGCCGGCTTCGTGGTGCGGTTGGTATCACATCATGAGAACGATGGGCTCACCCTGGCCAACGCCGCGCGGCGCGCCCTGCCGGCGCTCAGGCTGCCGTGCGATGCGGGAGACCCCCGTGCGAAACTCACTGAGTCCGCCGAAGCAGAACTGTTCTTCAGGCGCTTGCAGGAGGAGGCGAAGCCTGCACTCCATCTCCAAGACAAGGACGGCGATCCGCTGCCGAGGCCTGAGATCCGCAAGCGCCTCCAGAGCTTGAAGGAGGGGGGGCAGATTTCCGATGAGGCTCTGGAAGCGCTTGCGGATCTCATCTCGGACCCGTGCGTTGGCGACGGGGGCTGGACCAAGAGCCAGGAAAAGGCAGCCGAGATTCCATGGGAGGTCACCTCGCGTCTGTTCGCCGATGATCGGAGGAGGGAGAAACTGACCTTCGGCGAGGAGACGCGCCGCCTATTCGACAAAAAATTCCCTACGTGTCTTGGTCAGGATGACATTGACCTGCTTGACGATCTAAAGTCAGACGCGTCCAGGCCGAAAGAAACGTACGACAAGTTCTTCAGCGAACACCGCGAGCGACTGCGTGTAGACCCAAAACTCTACAGGCGTTGGGAGAAGCTTGTATTTAGAAAACCCATCGAAACCGATAATCTTGCCGAGGGACTGCTTCGACTCGTCGAACGTGCTCGACCGGATTCGGAGGAAGACAAAGACAGCGTCTTGCTTGTGCGACTGGAGGACAGCGCCGACCTCGATTTCTGGACCAAGGAAAAGAACACCAAGCTCTGCCGGGTACTTCGTGACCGCTGGCGGGGACTGGGTGAACTCGTTGGGCCTGATGTCCGGCTCGAGTTCGGTCGCTGCTGGTCGGAGAATTGGGAGGCGCAGATTTCTGCGCGCGGCGGGGAAGTTGATTCAACGGGCAAGGACGCGGTCCAGTTCCACTTCAAGGCGTTTGCCGTGCCGCGTGCGACGACGGCCCTCGGCGCGACAGGGGCCGCGACCGCGAAGGCGCTCCGCGCGCAGATGATCTGGACCCCTCCGCCTGAGGCCATGATCACGGCGTTTCCGCTCGACCTGGAGGTGCTCGCCCACGGGAAGGAACTTGTGCCGCTGCTGACCGCCCACGTGTCAGCCAACCGCTACGACCGTCACGGATCAATTCAAGCAGTGGATCTTGCGAAGGTCGCCACCATCATCGACGTAGAGGGTGCGAGCGACGGACGCCTTGCCGACCCTCGAAAGCAGCAGAACCGTGTCGACGAAAACTGGTGTCGCTGCCTGAACCAAGCGGTTGCTGACAAGATCGTCGAGGAGTCCGATGCGACGGCGCTCAAAGCCGCTTTCGACTCCTTCCAGGCGGAATACACCAGGGCCATCCGCGCAATGAAGGGGGGCAAGGGTCTCGCCGACGACGCCCTGCTTCTGCAAGCCCAGCGCTACGGCGAGTTGCTTAGGGCATTGGCGTCCAAGGCGCGCGCAAGCGTGTGCGTTCGGGATCTCTGGGCGCCGCTGCTGACCATCGGCGCAGCTTCCCTCGATGGGCTCCGGCCTGGGGTCATCGTGACCCCCTGGCATCCGCTGCGGCTAGCGGAGATTGCCGTGAAAGCGAGGCATCTCGCCGACGGCATCCGGCGCGTTGTCAACAGCCCGGCGAACTTGGCGGCGGAGGTTCCCGAATACGTGGATAACCTCTGCCAAGTGCTCTCTCGCACCTACTATGCGGACGTCGGCGCGGCCCCCGGCCCGTCCAACGTGTTCATTGCGGAAACTCGACAGGTCGCCGACGTCAGCCTTCTCGAGCCGCCGGTCTATGGCTCCGAAGAGGGGCTCGCCGATGAGCCGGCTGAAGAAACCGTCGCGGCGTTTGAGCGCGTGGTGAAGGAGTATCTCGACCTTCGTCCGCATGAGAAGGCCAGTTTCTCGACTGTGGTGATGGACGCGGAATCGGAGGATCTTCCCGTCCTCATGGCCGAAAGCATGGCCCGTCGCATCGATGGCGACCCGACGCTCAGATGCGACTTGGTTCTCACTCATGAAAGCGTTGGCAGCCTGCGCCGCATCTATGAGCGGCAGAACCGACGTATCGGCTACGAGGTGGACGCCTCGTTGACGAGCGAAGCCGCCCGGAACTTCCTTTCCCGCCTCCGCGTGGCCATCGTAAACCAAGCCCTCCTCGACCAAGTGGGGCCGAAGGGACACGACATTGTCGTCCTGCAGGACGTGATCGCGCGTCGCGCCGAGGTGAAGTGGACCCGGGCAACAGGTGTCGGCGCGGCGGACATACTGACTCACATGCCGACAGCCCATTCGCGGCGGAAACCTTTTCATAAGGGCGACACGACGTCCGGGAGCTATTTGACGAACCCGGGTGGTCCTGAGCCCGTTCATGCCTACATCGACGCGCTCCATGATGTCTTAGAGGGACGCGCGTCGGAGGAGGGCGATCCGTGGCTGCCGATGCAAGAGGTCCAGTTCCAGTCCGGGCGCGTGCAGCAGGTATTGTCCAAGGCGCACCGCCTCGCCAACTGGGTGATGACTTTTGATCGGCTGGCCGACCGCCGCTTGGTAGGCTCCTCGGACCGACGGATCATCCGATACTTCAGCGATCCGCGCTCTGACCATAATGTCATTGTCTCAGCGGAAATCGGCGAGGAAGCCCTGGAAGATCGGCTGATGGGCGACCTGCGGGCCGCCCTTCCGTCCGAAAATCGCGAAGTCCTGCTGGACATCCTGCGCAGGATTCATCGCGCCTCCGCAACTTTGTCGGGGGCAATCGTCATGCGCGCGGCGCAGAGCGGGAACCACGCCCAGGAACTTCTCGGACTTGTACTGGCTCAGCGCGAGGTTGAATTACTCGTCGCTTCGGCGGCCGACGACTACAGAATGGCATGGTTCTTCCTCGACGATTTCGCCTCATGGCTGTCTCTGGACGGCACCAGGGCAGACCTGCTCGGAGTATGCTTCTCCACGACAGCGCGTGGCCCGAGCATCCGGCTGGTGGTGGCGGAGGCGAAGTTCGTCGGGCAAGCCAACGTGTCGGAGCAGTGCCACAGGTCGCTCGAACAGCTTGCCGCAACCTACGCAACACTGCACCGGCGTCTCGTGGCGCCGGACGGAACCGTGGACCCGGCGACGTGGCGCAATCGACTGGCGGACCTCGTACTGGAACACATCGAGCCGTTCGACCAGATCGGCGGACGACATTTCTCCCGTTGGCTCGCCGATCTTCGATGCCCGGGAACGCGGCTGGAGATGACCGGGCACTCACTGGTCTTCGTACACGACACAAGTGATGTCGAGGGTGACAACCCGAGAATTCCTGACGCCGAAGAACCTCGTTCGCAGAGGCGTCCGATCGCTCAGTGGATGCTCGGACGGACCAGTATCGCGACCGCGCTCCGCGGCTTGCTGGCGCCTGACGTCAAGTCACAGATTTGGACACCTAAGGATTGGCCCGACGACTCCGAACAGACTACGGAAGTCCAGATCCAAGAGACTCCGTCGGTCATGGCCGAGCCTTCACCTTCAGCCGGTCCCGATGGTCTCGCCGGAATGGAACACGGTTCGGTTAGGTCCGGCGACGGGGGCGATACGCCTGCTGAACGTGAGTTCTGGACGGAAAATGGGGCGGAACCGTCCGACGGGTTTCCGCCGCTCGCCGCCGGTTGGTTGCCGGAAGTGCATTGGGCCCTGGCGGGAATGGGACGAGCGTTGGCTGGCGATGAAGGCGATGCATGGCTTCCGGCCCAGGTCAAACAGTTGCAGTCCGCGCTTCAGAAGGAGGGCATGGATGCCCCGGTATTGGCGTCGCGCCTGACGCCCAATTCCGGCTTGGTCGACTTGGACGGGCGGTCGGTGACCGTGTCGTGGTTGGAACGGAAGCAGATCGAACTGCTCACCAAGTACAGTCTCGACATCATCAGAATCAGCCCAAAGGCGGGCCGTGTCGTTGTCGGACTGCGCCGTCCGAAGCGCACGATTCTCCACCTCGCAGATGCTTGGCGGCGACGCCAATTCGAAGAATCGGCGCCTGTGTCGAACATGGCACTCATCCTTGGCGAGAAGGAGGACGACGGCTCTCTTTTCTACCTGCCGTTGGGCGCCCCGTTTGGTGACCAGGAACGTGCGGCGCCGCACACGATCATATCGGGCACAACCGGAAGCGGAAAAGGCATTTTGGCGACCAGCCTCTTGCTGGATGTCTGCGCCTTCAACTCCCCGCGGCTGGTCGAGATCCACTTGATCGACCCCAAGAAAGGGGTGGACTATGGCTGGGCGCGTCAACTGCCGCACCTGAAAGGCGATATCGTTGCCGAGAAGGCTGATGCCGTTGAACTGTTAAAGCGTCTCGTACAGGAAATGGAAGGTCGTTACGAAGTTTTGCGCCAAGCCGGTGTGGCAAATATAGATCAGTTCAACCGTCGTCAGGGGGTGTCCGCGACCGGACTTATGCCACGCATTCTCGTCTTCTTTGATGAGGTTGCAAACTGGATGCAGGACGAAGACTTCAAAGATGCGGTCGAGCCGCTCATTAACGAGATTGCCACGAAGTCACGTGCGGCGGGCATTCATTTGTTCATGATCTACCAGCGTGCCGATAATCAGGTCATGACCATGCAACTCCGGACGAACTTGGGAAACAAACTGGTTCTCCGGCTTGGCGATGAAGGGTCGTCGCGCGTCGCGCTTGGCGAAAAGGGTGCGGAGCGACTTCTCGGCAAGGGTCACCTCATTGCCAAGTTGGACAGCGACGAAAAAATCTATTGCCAGGTTCCTTTCATTGGCGAGGATGAAGTCCCTCGGCTCGCCGAGGCGATCGGACGCGGATGGAGGAACGCATCCCTCGGCGGGCAGAGCGGAACGAAGGCGGCCTAA